A genomic window from Plasmodium malariae genome assembly, chromosome: 10 includes:
- the GS gene encoding glutathione synthetase, putative, translating to MENKINEFYEIIQKEILNYFTIPRGKNEYLSYERIKLFIRDLVDFLNTEGFYIYTKSYINEENINFCHSPKLFSFTLLPQKLEGYLLELCKQCTLLYAELFDNIVCDLPFLLNILKDLKEYDAFTKRMIEICQRVYLSGSNGRNIQNDIRCVIGRSDYMTNRRLNGEGGEIGEVQKQNEKNIDIKQIEYNTISVAFGNLSSFIFEAHKNMIKEIYREYFPYFYKEKKNEKKILSILDKKFDNNFLEGIISCISKCHEIYTEQYSNFEKNFKKIIISILDKEDLNNFDKNKTKCELQKLGIGLKCFTITELQNLFEKKKLFLNYTHETVSDSLERIRKNANPTEEKLQRGRLFINMNDEEAHNRDSIVHTYNASTMSTHNAHHDHNAIYERNIYEVSVIYFRSLYTPNHFNEIVWTIREMIEYSDAVKIPSLPYQLVGCKRMQMLLLDDEILKKYISINLNKNDKTEKQIMNDMNLLKKTFALQVDPSLNKNASIISRAIENANNFLLKPQREGGKNNLHGQDVKDTLMLFYEPQEKKKLCCYVLMQKLFPSSFMTIHCRTRRTGENHTGGVLSPPHRDGAIRTESKGYEDQLERGHEQWKGNQTDAKCQLEECYFVEFSPEQSISEISLFHNFIFCKNKNVLNEQKGYLVRTKNCKENEGGAICGISSLDSFFLT from the coding sequence atggaaaataaaataaatgaattttacgaaataatacaaaaagaaatattaaattattttactattccGAGGggtaaaaatgaatatttaagTTATGAGaggataaaattatttatacgaGACTTAGTGGACTTTTTAAATACTGAAggattttatatatatacaaagtcgtacataaatgaagaaaatataaatttttgtcATTCACCTaaacttttttcatttacctTATTACCACAAAAATTAGAAGGATATTTGTTGGAATTGTGTAAGCAATGTACCTTACTGTATGCTGAATTGTTTGATAATATTGTTTGTGACTtgccttttttattaaacatattaaaagatCTTAAAGAGTATGATGCTTTTACCAAAAGGATGATTGAAATTTGTCAACGGGTCTATTTGAGTGGGAGCAATGGGAGAAACATACAGAATGATATTCGTTGTGTTATTGGACGATCCGACTACATGACAAATAGGCGCTTAAATGGGGAAGGCGGGGAAATAGGGGAAGTACAAAAACAGAACGAAAAGAATATTGATATAAAACAAATCGAATACAACACAATATCAGTTGCTTTTGGTAATCTGTCTTCCTTCATTTTTGAAGCAcacaaaaatatgataaaagaaatatatagagaatattttccatatttttataaggaaaagaaaaacgaaaaaaaaattctttctATTTTGGATAAAAAGtttgataataattttctcGAAGGTATAATTTCTTGTATTTCTAAATGTCACGAGATTTATACTGAACAATATTCAAATTtcgaaaaaaattttaaaaaaataatcattaGCATTTTAGATAAGGAAgacttaaataattttgataaaaataaaacgaaatgtGAATTACAAAAACTAGGTATAGGACTAAAATGTTTTACTATCACGGAATTACAAAacttatttgaaaaaaaaaaattatttttaaattatactcATGAGACTGTAAGCGATTCTTTGGAAAGGATTAGAAAGAACGCTAACCCTACTGAGGAAAAGCTGCAAAGAGGGAggttattcataaatatgaaCGATGAGGAAGCACACAATAGGGATAGCATAgttcatacatataatgcTTCCACTATGTCTACTCACAACGCTCACCACGATCATAACGCAATATACGAGCGAAACATATACGAAGTAAGTGTGATATACTTCAGATCCCTGTACACACCTAACCATTTTAATGAAATCGTGTGGACTATAAGAGAAATGATCGAATACAGTGATGCAGTGAAGATTCCTTCCCTGCCATACCAGTTGGTTGGGTGTAAGCGGATGCAAATGCTACTACTAGAtgatgaaattttaaaaaaatatatttccataaatttaaataagaatgataaaacagaaaaacaaataatgaaTGATATGAATTTGTTAAAGAAAACTTTTGCTTTACAAGTAGATCcttctttaaataaaaatgcttCCATCATTTCACGAGCCATTGAAAatgcaaataattttttgttaaaaccTCAAAGAGAAGGTGGAAAAAATAACCTGCATGGTCAGGATGTTAAGGACACATTAATGCTTTTTTATGAACCACAAGAGAAGAAGAAGTTGTGCTGCTATGTTTTAATGCAAAAGTTGTTCCCGTCGTCTTTTATGACAATTCACTGCAGGACGAGGAGGACAGGAGAGAACCACACAGGAGGAGTACTAAGTCCACCTCACAGGGATGGGGCGATCAGGACAGAATCAAAAGGGTATGAAGATCAGTTGGAAAGGGGGCATGAACAATGGAAGGGAAATCAGACTGATGCCAAATGCCAATTGGAAGAATGTTATTTTGTCGAATTTTCTCCTGAACAGTCCATTTCAGAAATTAGCCTTTTccacaattttattttttgtaaaaataaaaatgtccTCAATGAACAAAAGGGATATCTGGTTCGGACCAAAAATTGCAAGGAGAATGAAGGCGGGGCTATATGTGGTATATCGAGTTTGGATTCCTTCTTCTTGACGTAA
- the PmUG01_10032600 gene encoding conserved Plasmodium protein, unknown function has protein sequence MIKNAVRNTKGFNFYEVKIKLFLKEIYMKSDKEITSIVTPSSSCSSHENLFFNDLFIYLEKKKNEEQNNTLLFNKVRNDKRHRKRAFQKRGYWKKMHYFVRKNNMMCFAFKVQNIDYEKMKRLKRGEVYSS, from the exons aTGATTAAGAACGCAGTAAGAAACACCAAGGGCTTCAATTTCtatgaagtaaaaataaaattattcttaaaagaaatttatatgaaaagcGATAAAGAAATAACAAGTATAGTAACCCCCTCTTCTTCATGTAGTTCCCacgaaaatttattttttaatgatctatttatatatttggaaaagaagaaaaatgaagagCAAAATAATACTCTGCTTTTCAATAAGGTCCGAAATGATAAAAGGCACAGGAAAAGAGCTTTTCAAAAAAGAGGATACTGGAAGAAAATGCATTACTTCGTTCGAAAGAATAATATGATGTG TTTTGCCTTCAAGGTACAAAATATTGATtacgaaaaaatgaaaagattgAAAAGGGGGGAGGTGTATTCAAGTTAA
- the PmUG01_10032700 gene encoding prefoldin subunit, putative: MSQDKITKIVKEINTLKTSCEKLNAQLEELITQKVENEMLLEEVKNLEDDAVLHKLVGLILVKEEKNKCYDTVTRRIHYISGEIESRKKVISNSEEKLKKLFSDLEMQSNQRKIAIPPT, encoded by the exons ATGTCTCaagataaaattacaaaaattgtGAAGGAAATAAATACCTTAAAAACga gctGTGAGAAATTGAATGCTCAATTGGAAGAACTCATTACACAGAAGGTCGAAAATGAAATGCTACTGGAA gAAGTTAAGAATTTAGAGGATGATGCCGTTTTGCATAAACTCGTTGGATTAATATTAGTaaaggaggaaaaaaataaatgctaCGATACAGTGACGAGGAGAATACACTATATTAGTGGGGAAAT TGAAAGCAGGAAAAAGGTCATTAGCAATTCAGAGGAGAAGCTGAAGAAACTTTTTAGCGAT CTCGAAATGCAGTCAAACCAGAGAAAAATTGCTATCCCCCCAACTTGA
- the PmUG01_10032800 gene encoding conserved Plasmodium protein, unknown function: MKTKFFMVYQVFSTYGGREKLPFLKKLSYDFYIRSKKKSSSVEKSYEEAISINKKIVKLYNDSIYNNQSYILILKGLMNILLKIKEKKKKIMVNDIIKSFVSYFTQHIPFMNEQDVTLLLDIKGKCNIHNKKISESIISRLNKNEKNTLFYSLNCKSVCIILNNLYKMNDVIYEKKIIDDIYYFYIFKKYSNFTLKQSIILLHSLNKYSYEKSKIIDFLNYISLEVLKAFRGGNHAQAKNGVNNGVYNGVYNSVNNGVENNFKYSTRNNVKCDNIKDVRKIEKMYEGFLHYEECNAIKAKHDSFKASEITTTDKRRSVPLSSGEDGRGGFSPFDEKEKFELIFFYTLSCYNYCNNSIIHLLGREIKKKLFSLYKEKEICMFINSVCNFFAFRKTKNFEKHGFKEEEYINEENKKFTYHLIHILLKDNKELLENYSHFGLISIYIFLSKLNYFYDHKHEEAFFLTKLFLNDVEGVKEVEVMEESEVMEESEVMEESEVMEEIEVIEEDVNEEVDENGEEEKKKGEFFFFCGKSDLTAKTLINLLFSFTLNCKMNAPVYDTILRQLHVLLNDHLHLNKTKQLHLNEKDGREKDEINKLVQFLTVQNIQLLCIIYTYLFVYNILFKLEIQNLRLFLFFINNFHYLSSMYLSQHVSSKIHKEINATIFSIRRKRDENEITDGRKKRFLLTNECFIFPYYVDIYLKEI, from the exons atgaaaacaaaattttttatggttTATCAGGTGTTTAGCACCTATGGTGGAAGGGAAAAActtccatttttaaaaaaattgtcgtatgatttttatataagaagcaaaaaaaaaagttcgtCCGTTGAAAAAAGCTATGAAGAAGCTATTtcgataaataaaaagatagtCAAGTTATATAATGacagtatatataataatcaaagctatatattaatattaaaaggattaatgaatatattgttaaaaataaaagaaaaaaaaaaaaaaattatggtaaACGATATAATTAAATCTTTTGTTTCGTACTTCACGCAACATATACCTTTTATGAATGAACAAGACGTAACGTTGTTGCTAGATATTAAAGGAAAGtgtaatattcataataaaaaaataagtgaaTCTATAATTAGccgtttaaataaaaatgagaaaaatactttattttatagtttaaattgtaaaagtgtatgtattattttaaataacctgtacaaaatgaatgatgtgatatatgaaaaaaagataatcgatgatatttattatttttatatttttaaaaaatattcaaattttacCTTAAAGCAGTCTATTATCTTGTTACACTCTTTGAACAAATACAGTTATGAAAAGAGTAAAATtattgattttttaaattatatttcacTCGAGGTTTTGAAGGCATTTAGGGGTGGAAATCATGCCCAGGCCAAAAATGGTGTAAATAATGGAGTATATAATGGTGTATATAACAGTGTAAATAATGGTgtagaaaataatttcaagTATAGCACCAGGAATAATGTTAAGTGTGATAACATAAAAGACGTccgaaaaatagaaaaaatgtacGAAGGTTTTTTACACTACGAGGAGTGTAATGCCATTAAAGCAAAGCACGATTCGTTCAAAGCATCTGAGATTACTACTACTGATAAGAGGAGGTCTGTTCCTCTTAGCAGTGGTGAAGACGGCAGGGGAGGCTTCTCCCCCTTCGATGAAAAGGAGAAATTCgagttaatatttttttacactCTCAGCTGCTACAATTATTGCAATAATAGCATTATACATTTACTAGGTAgagagataaaaaaaaaattattttccttatacaaggaaaaagaaatatgcaTGTTTATAAATAGTGTGTGTAACTTCTTCGCTTTtcgaaaaacaaaaaattttgaaaaacatGGTTTTAAAGAAGAGGAGTATATAAATgaagagaataaaaaatttacttatCATTTAATTCATATTCTTCTGAAGGATAATAAAGAATTGCTCGAAAATTACTCGCATTTTGGTTTAATAtcaatttacatttttctgtcaaaattaaattatttttatgatcaCAAACACGAGGAAGCGTTCTTTTTAACCAAGCTATTTCTTAACGATGTGGAAGGAGTGAAGGAAGTTGAAGTAATGGAAGAAAGCGAAGTAATGGAAGAAAGCGAAGTAATGGAAGAAAGCGAAGTAATGGAAGAAATTGAAGTGATAGAAGAAGATGTAAATGAAGAAGTTGACGAAAATGgcgaagaagaaaaaaaa aaaggggaatttttttttttttgtggaaAAAGCGATTTAACTGCTAAAACGTTGATAAaccttttattttcctttacaCTGAACTGTAAGATGAATGCTCCTGTTTATGATACTATATTAAGACAGTTACATGTCTTATTAAATGACCActtacatttaaataaaaccAAACAGCTACATTTAAACGAAAAGGATGGGAGAGAAAAAGacgaaataaataaactgGTGCAATTCTTAACTGTGCAGAATATTCAGTTACTCTGTATTATATACACCTatctttttgtatataatatattatttaagctagaaatacaaaatttacgtctctttttattttttataaataacttCCATTACCTAAGTTCAATGTACTTAAGTCAGCACGTATCGTCAAAGATTCACAAGGAAATTAATGCCACAATCTTTTCCATAAGAAGGAAAAGAGATGAAAATGAGATCACAGATGGAAGGAAAAAACGATTTCTTCTTACCAATGaatgtttcatttttccatactacgtagatatatatttgaaagaGATTTAG
- the INO1 gene encoding inositol-3-phosphate synthase, putative yields MENYKGLYFGGNKEGSSNVFDKGGENCYSVKFDIKEDDNFVYSNFEHVETEVEKDMIKGALVCKKVKNNYEIMVEKLKRKKLGVLLVGIGGNNATSMLGGICANSKNLTYFNKYDVKKANYLGSVFLSTNIRLGYNKAEREHSYCPIHKLIEVYNPEYIVYGGWDLNNLNLRDCLIRNKVFDYDVVEKIKDELDYIPLRSVYFKGNFIAGNQQKRVNNILVGKNKLEILEQVRQQIKNFKKENNLDTIIVLWSGNTEKNIPHIEGVNDTFQNILLACKNNHVSVSPSIIYALAAVLENCAFINSSPQNTLVNAVVQLAEQKGIFLIGNDLKTGQTKMKNLLLDFYFGTGLKPKSIVSYNHLGNNDGKNLSSDLQFYSKKISKSNLICDYVKANEHLYADEDIENPFALNNEEYYKGDSLVTATTENKEMEEEYAYAEAIEKQKVNSEIVIKYVPYVGDDKKAIDEYISEIFMNGKNTISLYNVCQDSLLASPLLLDLILVVELAQRVFFKNVQNNTLKHEQLISEHIKVGDYQLSHTILKTKYENFKNMDSVLFLSSLFCKSPFNSSVYKTRHSFFSQLESICNFVRIICGLPIDAHVDLPYMV; encoded by the exons ATGGAAAACTACAAGGGGTTGTATTTCGGAGGAAATAAAGAAGGTAGTAGTAACGTTTTTGACAAAGGAGGAGAAAATTGTTACAGTGTTAAGTTTGATATAAAAGAAGATGATAATTTTGTGTATTCAAATTTTGAACATGTTGAGACAGAAGTGGAAAAGGACATGATAAAGGGTGCATTGGTATGTAAGAAGGTTaagaataattatgaaataatggtcgaaaaattaaaaagaaaaaaattaggtGTATTATTGGTAGGTATAGGTGGTAACAATGCTACGTCGATGTTAGGAGGAATTTGTGCTAATAGCaaaaatttaacatattttaataaatatgatgtTAAAAAAGCAAATTATTTAGGTAGCGTGTTTCTATCAACAAATATTAGATTGGGTTATAATAAAGCAGAAAGAGAACATTCTTACTGCCCTATTCATAAGTTAATTGAAGTGTACAACCCtgaatatattgtatatggTGGATGGGACTTGaacaatttaaatttaaggGACTGTTTAATTAGAAATAAAGTATTTGACTATGATGttgttgaaaaaataaaagatgaaTTAGATTATATTCCACTAAGAagtgtatattttaaagggAATTTTATTGCAGGTAATCAACAGAAGAGAGTAAATAACATTCTTGTAGGTAAAAACAAGTTAGAAATACTTGAACAAGTAAGacaacaaataaaaaattttaaaaaagaaaataatttagataCTATAATAGTCTTATGGTCAGGAAATACTGAAAAGAATATTCCACATATTGAAGGTGTTAATGACacatttcaaaatattttactagCTTGCAAAAATAATCATGTTTCTGTGTCTCCTAGTATTATTTATGCCTTAGCAGCAGTGTTAGAAAACTGTGCTTTCATTAATAGTAGCCCCCAGAATACATTAGTCAATGCAGTTGTACAGCTAGCCGAGCAGAAGGGAATTTTCTTAATTGGCAATGACTTGAAGACTGGTCAAACCAAGATGAAGAACCTCCTCCTCGACTTTTACTTTGGCACAG GTCTGAAGCCGAAGAGCATTGTGTCGTATAATCACCTCGGAAATAACGATGGAAAGAATTTGTCGTCAGATCTTCAATTTTACAGCAAGAAAATTTCAAAGAGTAATTTAATTTGTGATTATGTAAAGGCAAATGAACATTTGTATGCAGATGAAGATATTGAGAATCCATTTGCCCTAAATAATGAAGAGTATTATAAAGGGGATAGTTTAGTAACAGCAACTActgaaaataaagaaatggAAGAAGAATATGCATATGCTGAAGCAATTGAAAAGCAGAAGGTAAATAGTGAAATtgtaattaaatatgtaccTTATGTAGGAGATGATAAGAAAGCTATTGATGAATATATTAgtgaaatatttatgaatggaaaaaatacaatttctttatataatgttTGTCAAGATTCATTGTTAGCATCTCCATTGTTGTTAGATCTTATACTTGTAGTAGAACTTGCTCAAagagttttttttaaaaatgttcaaaATAATACACTAAAACATGAACAGTTAATTAGTGAACATATAAAAGTAGGTGACTATCAGTTAAGTCATACTATATTAAAAacgaaatatgaaaatttcaaaaatatggATAGTGTTTTATTCCTTTCTAGTCTTTTCTGTAAGTCCCCATTTAATTCAAGTGTATACAAAACCAGGCACTCCTTTTTCTCGCAGCTCGAAAGTATTTGCAACTTCGTTAGGATCATCTGTGGGTTACCAATAGATGCCCACGTAGATTTGCCCTATATGGTTTAA
- the PmUG01_10033000 gene encoding EKC/KEOPS complex subunit CGI121, putative codes for MRRRKLYILDEVLDVTLLLFKNVVNAKKILEIYNKQIDTHQNSISHFFLLLDSRLVFNESHILHSIYRGYHNFLTKKRITKNIILEIYFLLSPHENINGCLKQYQIKDDSSSIIYVGVNVTNDEISTLDKQIQGEEVDFDEISLLHDHRKILENFKCSDSSNLERYVYHNIASKKINLS; via the exons ATGAGAAGGAGAAAACTATACATTTTAGACGAAGTGCTGGATGTTACactacttttatttaaaaatgtagtaaacgcaaaaaaaattttagagATTTACAATAAACAAATAGATACCCATCAAAATAGCATAAGCCATTTCTTTCTTTTGCTAGATAGCCGCCTG GTTTTCAATGAAAGTCATATATTGCACAGCATTTATAGAGgatatcataattttttaaccaaaaaaagaataacaaaaaaCATCATTTTAGAAATATACTTTTTGCTGTCACCGCATGAAAAT ATAAACGGATGCTTAAAGCAGTACCAAATAAAGGACGACTCTTCTTCCATAATTTATGTTGGTGTTAACGTTACCAATGATGAG ATAAGCACACTTGACAAACAAATACAAGGGGAAGAAGTGGACTTTGACGAAATTTCACTATTACATGATCACAGAAAAATTCTGGAAAATTTCAAATGCTCAGACAGTAGCAACTTAGAGAGATATGTTTATCACAACATCGCGTCCAAGAAGATTAACTTGAGTTAA
- the ARNP gene encoding apical rhoptry neck protein, putative produces the protein MKKIHLFLFFLLLSIKKKNCFKKDIKNNILKNGMNSNILKNGMNSNILKKDGKEENVLKNDNIAGQTSKNEQNEGQKKQLRNKDVEKKGNTNNSIYSFASLKFIPFIVQSFIHTGAKLTQGQIEEKHIYNFEKSPTVRYLLIAEERKNNFLYIVFLVISFAVVLLISFFIFKFFFNL, from the coding sequence atgaagaaaatacatCTGTTTctcttctttcttttattaagtataaaaaagaaaaattgctttaaaaaagacataaaaaataatattttaaaaaatggtatgaacagtaatattttaaaaaatggtatgaacagtaatattttaaaaaaagatggaaaggaagaaaatgttttaaaaaatgacaaCATTGCGGGACAAACGagtaaaaatgaacaaaatgaaggTCAAAAAAAACAGTTACGTAATAAGgatgtagaaaaaaaagggaatacAAACAACAGCATTTATTCTTTTGCTtccttaaaatttattcCATTCATTGTACAGTCATTCATTCACACAGGAGCTAAGTTAACACAAGGacaaatagaagaaaaacatatttataattttgaaaagagTCCAACAGTTCGTTATTTGCTAATTGCAGaggaaaggaaaaataattttctatacATTGTATTTCTTGTTATATCATTTGCCGTAGTCTTGcttatttcctttttcatttttaagttttttttcaatttataa